In Scophthalmus maximus strain ysfricsl-2021 chromosome 5, ASM2237912v1, whole genome shotgun sequence, a single window of DNA contains:
- the rpl14 gene encoding 60S ribosomal protein L14, protein MVFKRFVEIGRVAYLSFGPHAGKLVAIVDVIDQNRALVDGPCTGVKRQSMPFKCMQLTDYVIKVPHSARQKFVRRAWEKAQVNEKWEQSNWAKKIEARQKRAKMSDFDRYKVMKAKRMRNKIIKHEVKKLQKEAAKK, encoded by the exons ATG GTGTTCAAGCGCTTCGTTGAGATCGGCCGCGTTGCCTACCTCTCTTTCGGACCCCACGCCGGCAAGCTGGTGGCCATCGTAGATGTCATCGACCAAAACAGG GCTCTTGTCGATGGTCCCTGCACAGGGGTGAAGAGGCAGTCTATGCCCTTCAAGTGCATGCAGCTCACAGACTATGTCATCAAAGTACCTCACAG TGCCCGCCAGAAGTTTGTGAGGAGAGCCTGGGAGAAGGCCCAAGTCAACGAGAAGTGGGAACAAAGTAACTGGGCCAAGAAGATCGAGGCAAGACAGAAG AGGGCCAAGATGTCTGACTTTGACCGCTACAAGGTGATGAAGGCCAAGAGGATG aggaacaagatcatCAAGCACGAGGTGAAGAAGCTCCAGAAGGAGGCAGCAAAGAAGTGA